The segment GAAGCGCCGGGAGGGGCGCGGTAAATAAGGATCAGACCTTCTTGCGCTTGTTCTGGCGGTATTGGTCGGCCACCACGGCAGCAACGATGATCATGCCCTTGATGATTTCCTGATAGTAGGCATCGATGCGCAGGAAGGTGAAGCCCGAGGTCATGGTACCCAGGATCACCGTACCGATGACTGTGCCGGTAATGCGGCCCTTGCCACCCGAAAGCGAGGTGCCGCCGATGACGGCAGCGGCGATGGCGTCGAGTTCATACATGACACCCATGCCCGCCTGAGCCGTCTGGGCGCGGGCTGCGGTGACGAGACCGGCGAGGCCCGCCAGCATGCCGGCGATCGCATAGACCTTGATCAGGTGCTTTTCGATATTGATGCCGGAGACGCGGGCGGCCTGCAGGTTGGCGCCGATGGCATAAGTGAACTTGCCATAGCGGGTGTAGCGCAGGGCGATGTGGAAGATCAGCGCGACGCCGAGGAAGATGACCACGGGCCAGATGGAATAGCCAATGGCGTTGAATTCTGGCGTGAGACCGGAGACCGGCTGGCCCTTGGTGTACCATTTGGCGACGCCACGGGCCGAGACCATCATGCCCAGCGTGGCGATGAAGGGCGGGATCTTGGTGTAGGAAATCAGCGAGCCATTGACGATGCCGGCAAGAGTGCCGATGGCGAGACCGATGGCGATCGGGATGACCACCGGCAGACCGACGAGAGCCGGATAGACCGGCCGCGCCCAGTCGGCGCTCTGGGCAAAGCTGGCGGCGATCATGGCCGTCATGCCAACGACCGAGCCAGAGCTGAGATCAATGCCGCCGGTGATGATCACCTGGGTGACGCCCACGGCGATGATGCCAACCACCGACACCTGCAGGATCATGATGGTCAGGCGCTGCTGGTTCATCAGGAAGGACTGGCCAACAAAGATCCAGCCAAGGGCCTCGAAGGTAAGGGCGATGCCGGCGAGGACGAGAAGGATGGACAACTCGGTCGGCAGCTTCCGCTTGCGGGTGCGCGGGGGTGCGAGGCTTTCGGAAGTGGTGGTCATGCTTGGGTCCTCCCCGCAGCGAATGTGAATTTTTGGGTCATTGTGCGGCCAGATCCATGATCTTGACCTGGTCGGCCTCGGCACGATCGAGGAAGCCGGTGGCGCGGCCATGATGCATGACCATGATGCGGTCGCTCATGCCGAGCACTTCGGGCAGTTCCGAGGAGATCATGATGACAGCCACGCCCTGGCGGGCCAGCTGGGTGACGAGACGATGGATTTCGGCCTTGGCACCGACGTCGATACCGCGGGTCGGCTCGTCGAGGATCAACACTTTCGGATTGGTCAGCAGCCAGCGGCCGATCAGCACTTTCTGCTGATTGCCGCCCGAGAGGTTTTCAACCCGTTCGGAGAGGTTGGGCGTCTTGACGCGCAGCTTGGCGCTCATCTCCTCGCAGGCACGATCGAGCGCGCCCTGGCGGACAAAGCCGGAGCGCAGATTGTCGCCCTTCAGGACGGCCATCTGCATGTTTTCCTGAATGTCGAGCGAAAGGAAACAGCCGGTGTCCTTGCGGTCTTCGGTCAGGAAAGCCATGCCGTGGCTGATGGCCACCTGCGGATTGGTGACAGCCAGTTGCTTGCCGAACAGGGTGATGGTGCCCGACGACGCCGGGGTCACGCCAAACAGGGTTTCGGCGACGTTGGACCGGCCGGAACCGACGAGGCCGGCAATGCCGAGGATTTCGCCGGCGCGGACATCGAAGGAAATGTCAGAGAAGACGCCGTTGAGCGTGAGGTTCTTGACCGACAGCACAACGTCGCCGATCGGCACCTCTTCCTTGGGGAACATCTGGGTGATTTCGCGCCCAACCATCATGCGGATGATCTCGTCGCGGGTCACGTCGGTCGATGCGTGGGTGCCGATGTAGCGGCCGTCACGGAAGACCGAGACTTCGTCGGCGATCTCGAACAGCTCGCTCATCTTGTGTGTGATGTAGACAATGCCCTTACCCTCAGCCCGCAGGTCGCGGATGATACGGAACAGGTGGGACACCTCCGTCTCGGTGAGGGCCGAGGTCGGCTCATCCATGATCAGCACATCGCTTTCATAGGACACCGCCTTGGCGATCTCGACCATCTGGCGGCTGGCGACAGAGAGCGTTGAGATCAAGACTTCCGGGTCGATATCGATATTGAGCCGCGCGAACAATTCTTCGGTCTGGCGATTGAGTTGGCGGTGATCGACCAGGCCCAGACGATTGAGCGGCTCGCGGCGGATCCAGATGTTTTCGGCCACGGTCATGGACGGCATCAGGTTGAGTTCCTGATGGATCATGGCGATGCCGTTTTCGAGCGCATCGAGCGGCGACTTGAGACGAATGGGCTGGCCGCGCAGCACGACCGTGCCGCTGTCGGGCGTGTAGATGCCGGCGATGATCTTCATCAGTGTCGACTTGCCGGCGCCGTTCTCGCCCATCAGCGCATGCACGGTACCGCGCTGCAGCTTGAGCGAAACGTCGTCCAAGGCTACGACACCGGGGAATTCCTTGCGGGCATTGGCGATTTCAAGAAGATACGGCGCGTTCGGGACTGCCCCGCTTTCGCGGACCGCACGCATTGTCTGCGGGCTTACCATGGCCAGCCTCCCTGCCCTGTTCGGGCTGTGTGGTGAGGGATGCGCCGATTATCCGGCGCATCCAAGTGGTGTTGATCAGTTGGCGTATTCAGCCATATTTTCCGGGGTCACCAGTTCGAAGGGCACCCAGATTTTCTGTTCGCTCGGCTCACCTCGCGCCAGGGCGAGAGCTGCGTCGATGGATGCGGCGCCCTGGGCGTGAGCATTCTGGAAAATGGTGACATCCAGGTCACCAGCAGCCATGGCCGCCAAGCCATCGGGCGTGGCATCGACACCGGCGACGACGACGCTACCCATGTCACGGCCGACCGATTTCAGCGCCTGAATGGCGCCAATTGCCATCTCGTCATTGTTGGCGATGACGGCATCGAATTCGAGCGACGACGAGAGCCAGTTGGTCATCAGGTTCTGTGCCTCGAGGCGATCCCAATTGGCGGTCTGCTCCTCGATGACGCTCATGCCCTTGCAGTCATCGATGGCGATGACGTCATGCACATCCTTGGTGCGCTGCAGTGCCGAGTGGTTGTTGAGCGGGCCCATCATGATGAGCACATTGCCCTCGCCACCCAGCAGGCGGCAGACTTCCTTGGTCTGAAGCGTGCCGGAGTCGATTTCATTGGAGCCAACAAAGGCAGCCTTGGCGGGCAGCGCATCGAGATCGGCCGGCGGGTGATTGGCGTAGATAATCGGGATGCCAGCGGCATCTGCCAATGCCGTCATCGCCGGCGTGCTGTCGGCATCGACCGCTGCAATGACAATCGCATCGACGCCCGACGCGATGAAATTGCTGACCTGGTTGAGCTGGTTGCTCGGGTCGTTGATTGCGTCCTCCACCTGCATGGTGACATCGCCCAACTCGGCGGCGCGGGCTTCCATGCCGTTGCGAAGGAGGGTCAGAAAAGTGCTGTCAAAGCGCGCCATGGAGACGCCGATGTTTTCGGCGTGAGCAGGAACACTGAACATGAGAGGCAGCGCGGTAGCCGCCAGCAATGCTGTCGTCAGTTTCATTGATCTGATCCGAAGTGAGAGTACCGGCGCATCGCAGCGATGCGCCGGAATGGTATTAGTTGCTGCCCTGGTAGTCGGCGAGGTTGGCCGGGGTCACCAGTTCGAAGGGCACCCAGACTTCGCGTTCGACGGTTTCACCGCGCGAGAGAGCGAGAGCCGCGTCGAGTGCGCCCTGGCCCTGGCCGGCAGCGTTCTGGAAAACGGTGACATCGAGGTCGCCGGCTTCCATCGCGGCAAGGGCGTCAGCGGTGGCATCGACACCAGCAACGATGACCTGATCCATGGCAATGCCCGAGGATTTCAGGGCCTGGATGGCGCCGATGGCCATTTCGTCATTGTTGGCAACGACGGCATCAAAGGCGAGGCCGGCCGAGAGCCAGTTGGTGACGAGGTCGGCGCCCTGCTGGCGCGACCAGTTGCCGGTCTGCTCTTCGACGATCTTCATGAACGAGCACTCGGGCGTGGCGATCACGTCATGGACGTCCTGGGTGCGCTGGCGCGCGGCCTGGTTGGACAGTTCGCCCATCAGCACGACGATATTGGCTTCGGTCTTGCCGGCTTCGGTCAGGAGACGGCAGACTTCCTTGGTTTCGAGCGTGCCGGAGTCGACTTCGTTGGACGCGACGAAAGCCTGCTTTTCCGGCAGGGCATCGAGGTTGACCGGCTGGCGGTTGACATAGACCAGCGGAATGCCGGCATCGGCGGCGAGCTGGGACATGGGCGCGGTGGCGTCGGTATCCACGGCATTGATGATGATGGCATCGACGCCCGAAGCGATGAAGTTCTGAATCTGGCTCATCTGCTTGGAGACGTCATTCTGGGCGTCTTCCACCTGCAGCTCGACGCCATCGAGGGTGGCGGCATAGTCGCCCATGCCGTTGCGCAGCACGGTCAGGAAATTGTCGTCGAAGGCGGCCATGGAAACGCCGACGGTTTCGGCATAGGCAGCGCCGGCGAAGCCGGTCGAGAGCATGGTGGTGGCCAGTGCGGCCAGCGCAAGTTTCTTCATTTCGTTTTCTCCTCCACGAGCGGGCGTCCGGCTGCGCCCCTTATGTTCCGGATTTCCCTTTTGCGGGAATGGTTTGCGCTCAGGCCGCCCGGGCCTTGAGCGCATCGGATATGAATTGCATAGAGGTCCTCACCGCCGCTGCCGGATCCGGCAGATGGCGCAGGTCTTCGGCGAAGGGCTCGAAGGACAGTGGGCCGGTGTAGCCGCCGCGGCGCAGGGCAGCGATCTGGCCGATATTGTCGAGACGGTCTTTGGGGCCAACGAGGACACGGTGGCTGTCGCGCATGTCGCGGACGGCAACGGCAGGGTCTTCGACGCCAGAAATATGAATGAGGCCAGTCAGTTCGGGGAAGAGGTCGGCCTCGCCGGCGAGGTGGTGATGGAAAGTGTCGTGCGTCAGGCGCAGCACGTCTCGCCCGCCGGCAGCGTCGATGGCTGCCACGGCTTCCTTTTTCGAGCGTAGGGTGCAGGTTTCGAAACCCAGACACTCGACGAGGCCAATGATACCATGCCGGCGCAGGATGGGGACAAGGCCCTTCAAAGCCTCGGTGGCGTGGGCAATTCGCGTTGCGCTGTCAAAGGTTTGGCCGGAGTTGTCGGCGACGAGGACAAGCGCCTTGGCGCCGCTCTCCGCGCAGTAACGGGCGAGGGTTTCGGCCTCTGCGGCACGGGTGTCGGACCAGAGGTTGAACTTCTGCAGGGCATTGATGGAAATGATGGTTACATCATTTTCGGCAGCGAGGCGCTTGACCTCGGAAGCCGGCGTGCCGTCGAGGATGGCTTCGCCCGAAATGTCGTTGCGGATTTCGACGCGCGGGACCAGCAAATCAGCAGCAAGCTGCAAGAAATCGGCCAGCGAAAGCTGGGGCGCCGTCATGTGATTGACCGCAAATTCGAGCGACACGATCGCACCCTCCCATAAGCGCCAGACCTGGGCACTGGGCCGGCCTGATCATTCGCTGGGACAAATGAAACACAGGTTCTGCACTTGTGTCAATGCGGAATGTTCATTCCAAAATTGGATGGAATGGACCGGAAATTCGGCAGAATGCGCCGATCAAATATTCTCCGATACGTAGATATCGAATGGCACAAAGCTCTGTCCGACCGAATCTGCATGCGGATTGGCGATGGCACCGGCCATGAGATCCATGAGCTGGCGCGACAGCGCTGTAAGGGGTGTACCAATCAGTGCGGTGGCGATGTCTTCGGCCAAGGCTGCATGAGTCAGAATGTTGAGTTCGTTGCAAACCAAGGCGATGCGGCCCGCCATGTTTTCCTCGCGCAGGGCGGCGATGACGCCCTCGGTGCCGCCGCCGGCCACATAGATGGCCGTTAGATCGGGATAGCGGCGGAGCAGGTCAAGCGTTGCTTCATGAGCCAAGGCGGCATCTTCGAGGCTGACCTGGGTATCGAGAATCGTCAGGTGTGGCGCGGCTTCGCGGAGATAGGAGCGGAAGCCGATTTCGCGCATTTCGTGGCCGTGAAACCGGTAACTCCCGACGAACACGACCACCCTGCCCGCCCCTTTGGCGGTTTTGGCAATCAACCAGCCGGCCGTGCGGCCAACCTTGCGATTGTTGGTGCCGATATAGCCGTGACGGACGCCCGGCGCGAAGTCGGAGAGGAGCGAGAAGACTGGCGTGCCGGCGGCCTGCACTTCGGCAACGGCGGCGGTGACGGCAGGATGATCGACAGCCACCATGGCAATGGCATCGGTGTGGCGCGCCATCTGCTTGAGACGTGCCGAGATTTCACCTGGGGTCTGGCTGGCAAGGAATTCAATGGTGGGCGCGACACGATATTGGGTGGGCTCGGTTGTGGCCTGTTCCAGCGCCTTGGCGAAATCCTGATAGAATGTCTGGTCCGGTCGCTGCAGCAAAAAGCCGAAGCGATGATGCGGCAGGCTTTGCTCGAGGCGACGACGGATCAGGCCGGTGCCATGGTAGCCCAATTCCTGCGCGGCATTGAAGACGCGCTCGGCCGTTTCCTTGCGGACCGGCAGCCTAGCATTGAGCACGCGATCGACGGTGGCGACGCTGAGGCCGGAGAGGCGGGCGATATCGGCGACGGTGGGACGGGCGGGCATGGCGGCTCCTTGCCAGAAACCATCAGCGCTCAACCCGCATGATGATGCAAATGATAGAAACCATCATGCGCTGATTGCCCGGAATCCGCAACTGCCGTAGCAACATGACATTCGATCCGGAACAACACTTGCAGCCAAAGCGGTGACATCTGGATACCCTTGGGAGTAGCACATGAGCCAATCTGCCAAACGCGACTACAATTTGCTGGGCAAGAGCTCGGAAGCGGCGCTGACCAATGGGCTGGCGGCGGCCGAATGGTATCACAGCGACGTCGAGCGCAAGACGATGAAGGCGCTGATGCAGCGCTCCGATGGTCCGGCAATCCGCGATACGGCGATCTGGCTCGGCTCGATGCTGGTGCTGGCGCTTGCAGGGATTTTGCTCTGGGGCACGTGGTGGGCGGTGCCGGTGTTTCTGGCCTATGGCGTGCTCTACGGCTCGGCCTCGGATTCGCGCTGGCATGAATGCGGCCATGGCACGGCGTTCAAGACGCGCTGGATGAACGACGCGGTCTATCAGATCGCCTGCTTCATGATCATGCGCAATCCGGTGACCTGGCGCTGGAGCCATGCACGGCACCATACCGACACGGTGATCGTCGGGCGCGATCCGGAAATCGCCGTGATGCGGCCGCCCGATCTGTTCCGGCTGGTGCTGAACTTCTTCGGCATTCTCGACGCCAGCTATGCCGTGATCGACATGGTGCGCAATGCGGCCGGGGTGATCAGCAAGGAAGAGCAGAGCTTCATTCCGGAAATGGAGCGGCACAAGGTGATCCGCGTGGCCCGCATCTGGCTGGCGATCTATGCCGTGACCATCGGTCTATCGGTGTGGCTGGGTTCCATCCTGCCGCTGATGCTGGTGGGTCTGCCGCGGCTCTATGGCGCCTGGCACCATGTGATGACCGGCCTGCTGCAGCACGGCGGGCTGGCCGACAATGTGATCGACCACAGGCTCAATTCGCGCTCGGTGCTGATGAACCCGGTCAGCCGTTTCATCTACTGGAACATGAACTATCACGTCGAGCATCACATGTTCCCGATGGTGCCCTATCACGCGCTGCCGCAGCTGCATGCGCTGATCAAGCATGACCTGCCGGCGCCCAACCGCTCGATCTGGGCGGGCTACAGGGAAATGATCCCGGCCTTCCTGCGGCAGTTGCGCAACGAGGACTTCTACCTGCGCCGCGATCTGCCGGCGACGGCCAAGCCCTACAAGGAAGAATTCCACAATGGCGGCGACGCGGTCGCGGCCGAATAGAAGAGTTGAGGAGAGAAAAATGGGCCAGTGGATCGAAGCCTGTGGGGCCGATGATGTGGACGAGGAGGATGTGATCCGTTTCGACCATGAGGGCAAGGTGTTTGCCATCTATCGCAGCCCCGATGACCGGTATTACGCCACGGATGGGTTGTGCACGCATGAGCAGATCAGTCTGGCCGACGGGCTGGTCATGGAGGACATCATCGAGTGCCCCAAGCATAACGGACGGTTCAACTACAAGACGGGCGAGGCCAAGGGCGCGCCGGTGTGCGTGAATTTGCGGACCTATCCGGTGAAGGTGGAAGGCGGAGCGGTGTTCGTCGAAGTGTAGTGGCACGCCCTCGTGGTTCGAGGCTTTGCTTCGCAAAGCGCCTCACCATGAGGGCTACTCGCAGATGGGGAGGAATACATGGCACAGCATTGTGTGATCGTGGGCGCCGGGGAATGCGGGGCGCGGGCGGCGATGGCGCTGCGCGAAGAGGGGTTTGACGGAGATGTCACCATGATCGGCGGCGAGACCCACCTGCCCTATGAGCGGCCGCCGCTGAGCAAGGAAGGCATGCTGGCGGAGGTGTTTGCCGCCAAGACCATCAATACGGCAGAGCGGATGGCCGAGGCCGGCGTGGTGTTTCGGGGCGGCGCCGAAGTTTCCGGGATCGACCGCAGCACCAAGTCGCTGGCGATGGGGAATGGCAGTGCCCTGCCCTATGACAAATTGTTGCTGGCGACCGGTGCGGCGCCGCGGCGACTGCCGGATGTGGCGGGCCAGCATATCGCCTACCTGAGGACGCTGGAGGATGCGCAGCGCTTGCGGGGCGTGCTTGGTCCCGGCAAGCGGCTGGTGATTGTCGGTGGCGGGTTCATCGGGCTGGAACTGGCAGCTTCGGCGCGGGCGCGCGGGGCGGAGGTGGTGCTGATGGAGGCCCTGCCGCGGCTCTTGTCGCGGGCGGTGCCCGAGGCAATCGCAGCGCAGATCCAGGCGCGGCACGAGCTGGCCGGTGTGGAGCTGGTGTTTGGCGACGGCCTAGCCGGGATCGAGGATGGCGCCAGTGGCGCCATTGTGCGGCTGAAAAGCGGGCGCGTGATCGAGGCGAATCTGGTGCTGGTGGGTATCGGGTCGGTTCCCAATGTGGGGCTGGCGAGCGCGGCCGGGCTGACGGTCGACAATGGCATTGCGGTGGACCGGCATCTGGCGACGGATGATGCCGATATCTTTGCGGCGGGCGATTGCTGCTCGTTTCCGCTGGAGATTTACGGCGGGCGACGGGTGCGGCTGGAAAGCTGGCGCAATGCGCAGGACCAGGGCGCGCTGGCGGCGAAGAACATGCTGGGTGCGGGCGCGGCCGTGGGGCATGTGCCGTGGTTCTGGTCGGATCAGTATGAATTGACGCTGCAGATTGCCGGGCTTTCGGATGAAGGCGCGACCACGGTGCGGCGGGATCTGGGGGATGGGGCGGTGATCCTGTTCCACCTCAGCGCCGATGGACGGCTGGTGGCAGCCAGCGGGATTGGCGTGGGAAATGTGGTGGCCAAGGATATCAGGCTGGCGGAGATGCTGATTGGTCGAGGGGCTCGGCCAGAGGCGGGTGCGCTGGAGGATGCCGGGGTGAAGCTCAAGGCATTGTTGGCGGCTTAGGACATTTCACCGGAGCAGGTCCCAACCACGATGTCATCCCGGCCTTGAGCCGGGATCCATCTTGAGATTCACCACGGCCGCAAGGTGGCAATCACAACTACCTTGCGGCAGGACATGGATCTCGGGATGGGTCCCGGCTCAAGGCCGGGATGACACCGAGTTTGTGGACGTTCCTGGTGAATACACGGTGGTCCGCCTAAGCGTAAGTCACCGCAACCTTGGCGCTGCCTTTGAGCCTGGGGAGCACGAAGGAGATGCCGGAGCCGATCTGGGCGTAGTCGAGGGATTCGCCGCTGGGGACCAGTTGGACCGAGGCGACGGGTTTTCCGGCCGTGTTGAGGGCGACGCTGATGTTGGTCAGGGGCACGAAGTCCTGAATGGGCTGGACGTTGTCGCCGCGCAACTGGCCGCGCAGGGATGGCTGGGCGAAGAGCAGGTGTACCACGTCGCGGTTTTCGGCCGGCTGGTGGCGGACGGTGACGCGGCCGGCGCGTGGCAGGCCGGCGCGGACCAGAGGCGCGTCGTCGAGCAGGCCGGCGATGATCTTTTCGAGCAGTTCGAGAATGGCGACGGCGCCGGAGACGCGATAGGCCGAGAAAGCCTTGTGCGCCAGATAGGTCACCGGGCCTTTACGCGATCCAGCAGAAAAGCCCGAGGGATCGGACTTGCGGGGCGTGTGGACGTGGCCTGAGAAGTGTTTCGGGCTGCGCTCGAAATAGGGATCGTAGATCTGGCCGAGGCTCGTGCCATCGGTGACGGTGATCTGCTCGGAGCCGACATACATGTAGATCGGATCGTCGACGAAGCTGGCGCGGATCGCCTTGTCATGCAGGGCGTAGTCGCCAGTGAAGGGATTGGTGCCTTCCCACCGGGCGCCGGTGTCGAAAATGAAGCCCTTGTCGTCAAGGCCGCTCCTGCCGCTCAAGAGCAGCTTGCCGCCCTGGGCGAGATAGGCGTCGAGTGACGCCTTGAGCGCAGTGTCGATCACCACTTCGTCGGGCAGGATCAGCAGGCGATAGGCCGAAAAATCATGTTCGGGGTCGAGCACGTCGAAGGTGAATTTTGCTTCCAGCAGGACGCGGGCGGCACCTTCGTCGGCATGGTTGGAAGTGCCGGGCGTGCCGACGAAACGCGGGCGACGCGAGCCTTCCACGCTGACGAGGCCGATATCGGCGCGATTGCGGCTGGCTTTGGTAAAGGGCTCGGCGGCTTCGGCCTCGGCATAGGCAGCGCCGATGGATTTGTAGCTGGTGAGGTCCACCGCGCAATTGGGATGCAGGTGATCGCCGATCGAAGCGCCAGCGCCATTTGCCTGCATGGCGGCCACTTCGTAGCTGAGTGCCTCGGGCGTCTTGTAGCTGCCGATTTCGCCCCAGAGATGGTGGAACTTGCCGGTCATGCCGATGAAGTCTTCGCCGAAGACGTCGACATAGCGGGCCGAGAGCGGGAAATGGTCATAGCCCCATTTGGCAGTGGGGAGGGATTCGAGTTCGAGGTGGCTGTAGTAGCGCTTGTAGACATCGCGGCGGCCGCGACGAACGTGGCCGGAATTGAAGAACAGCGGCATGTCTGGATCGTGCTTGACCACCGCCTGCTGGATGCCTTCGAAGAGTTCGAAATTGACCTGTTCGGCAAAGTCGGCGCGCTGGGCGGGGTTTTCCCAATCCATGCCCTGGGCCGTCATGCGCTGTTGCGTCCAGGGGCCGGAGGAGAGCTGCTGGTAGGGAATGTCGATGAAGATGCCGTCGCCGTCGGGATA is part of the uncultured Devosia sp. genome and harbors:
- a CDS encoding ABC transporter permease, with amino-acid sequence MTTTSESLAPPRTRKRKLPTELSILLVLAGIALTFEALGWIFVGQSFLMNQQRLTIMILQVSVVGIIAVGVTQVIITGGIDLSSGSVVGMTAMIAASFAQSADWARPVYPALVGLPVVIPIAIGLAIGTLAGIVNGSLISYTKIPPFIATLGMMVSARGVAKWYTKGQPVSGLTPEFNAIGYSIWPVVIFLGVALIFHIALRYTRYGKFTYAIGANLQAARVSGINIEKHLIKVYAIAGMLAGLAGLVTAARAQTAQAGMGVMYELDAIAAAVIGGTSLSGGKGRITGTVIGTVILGTMTSGFTFLRIDAYYQEIIKGMIIVAAVVADQYRQNKRKKV
- a CDS encoding sugar ABC transporter ATP-binding protein; translated protein: MVSPQTMRAVRESGAVPNAPYLLEIANARKEFPGVVALDDVSLKLQRGTVHALMGENGAGKSTLMKIIAGIYTPDSGTVVLRGQPIRLKSPLDALENGIAMIHQELNLMPSMTVAENIWIRREPLNRLGLVDHRQLNRQTEELFARLNIDIDPEVLISTLSVASRQMVEIAKAVSYESDVLIMDEPTSALTETEVSHLFRIIRDLRAEGKGIVYITHKMSELFEIADEVSVFRDGRYIGTHASTDVTRDEIIRMMVGREITQMFPKEEVPIGDVVLSVKNLTLNGVFSDISFDVRAGEILGIAGLVGSGRSNVAETLFGVTPASSGTITLFGKQLAVTNPQVAISHGMAFLTEDRKDTGCFLSLDIQENMQMAVLKGDNLRSGFVRQGALDRACEEMSAKLRVKTPNLSERVENLSGGNQQKVLIGRWLLTNPKVLILDEPTRGIDVGAKAEIHRLVTQLARQGVAVIMISSELPEVLGMSDRIMVMHHGRATGFLDRAEADQVKIMDLAAQ
- a CDS encoding sugar ABC transporter substrate-binding protein, with the protein product MKLTTALLAATALPLMFSVPAHAENIGVSMARFDSTFLTLLRNGMEARAAELGDVTMQVEDAINDPSNQLNQVSNFIASGVDAIVIAAVDADSTPAMTALADAAGIPIIYANHPPADLDALPAKAAFVGSNEIDSGTLQTKEVCRLLGGEGNVLIMMGPLNNHSALQRTKDVHDVIAIDDCKGMSVIEEQTANWDRLEAQNLMTNWLSSSLEFDAVIANNDEMAIGAIQALKSVGRDMGSVVVAGVDATPDGLAAMAAGDLDVTIFQNAHAQGAASIDAALALARGEPSEQKIWVPFELVTPENMAEYAN
- a CDS encoding sugar ABC transporter substrate-binding protein, which produces MKKLALAALATTMLSTGFAGAAYAETVGVSMAAFDDNFLTVLRNGMGDYAATLDGVELQVEDAQNDVSKQMSQIQNFIASGVDAIIINAVDTDATAPMSQLAADAGIPLVYVNRQPVNLDALPEKQAFVASNEVDSGTLETKEVCRLLTEAGKTEANIVVLMGELSNQAARQRTQDVHDVIATPECSFMKIVEEQTGNWSRQQGADLVTNWLSAGLAFDAVVANNDEMAIGAIQALKSSGIAMDQVIVAGVDATADALAAMEAGDLDVTVFQNAAGQGQGALDAALALSRGETVEREVWVPFELVTPANLADYQGSN
- a CDS encoding TIM barrel protein; translated protein: MVSLEFAVNHMTAPQLSLADFLQLAADLLVPRVEIRNDISGEAILDGTPASEVKRLAAENDVTIISINALQKFNLWSDTRAAEAETLARYCAESGAKALVLVADNSGQTFDSATRIAHATEALKGLVPILRRHGIIGLVECLGFETCTLRSKKEAVAAIDAAGGRDVLRLTHDTFHHHLAGEADLFPELTGLIHISGVEDPAVAVRDMRDSHRVLVGPKDRLDNIGQIAALRRGGYTGPLSFEPFAEDLRHLPDPAAAVRTSMQFISDALKARAA
- a CDS encoding LacI family DNA-binding transcriptional regulator, whose product is MPARPTVADIARLSGLSVATVDRVLNARLPVRKETAERVFNAAQELGYHGTGLIRRRLEQSLPHHRFGFLLQRPDQTFYQDFAKALEQATTEPTQYRVAPTIEFLASQTPGEISARLKQMARHTDAIAMVAVDHPAVTAAVAEVQAAGTPVFSLLSDFAPGVRHGYIGTNNRKVGRTAGWLIAKTAKGAGRVVVFVGSYRFHGHEMREIGFRSYLREAAPHLTILDTQVSLEDAALAHEATLDLLRRYPDLTAIYVAGGGTEGVIAALREENMAGRIALVCNELNILTHAALAEDIATALIGTPLTALSRQLMDLMAGAIANPHADSVGQSFVPFDIYVSENI
- a CDS encoding fatty acid desaturase family protein — protein: MSQSAKRDYNLLGKSSEAALTNGLAAAEWYHSDVERKTMKALMQRSDGPAIRDTAIWLGSMLVLALAGILLWGTWWAVPVFLAYGVLYGSASDSRWHECGHGTAFKTRWMNDAVYQIACFMIMRNPVTWRWSHARHHTDTVIVGRDPEIAVMRPPDLFRLVLNFFGILDASYAVIDMVRNAAGVISKEEQSFIPEMERHKVIRVARIWLAIYAVTIGLSVWLGSILPLMLVGLPRLYGAWHHVMTGLLQHGGLADNVIDHRLNSRSVLMNPVSRFIYWNMNYHVEHHMFPMVPYHALPQLHALIKHDLPAPNRSIWAGYREMIPAFLRQLRNEDFYLRRDLPATAKPYKEEFHNGGDAVAAE
- a CDS encoding MocE family 2Fe-2S type ferredoxin, encoding MGQWIEACGADDVDEEDVIRFDHEGKVFAIYRSPDDRYYATDGLCTHEQISLADGLVMEDIIECPKHNGRFNYKTGEAKGAPVCVNLRTYPVKVEGGAVFVEV
- a CDS encoding FAD-dependent oxidoreductase, translated to MAQHCVIVGAGECGARAAMALREEGFDGDVTMIGGETHLPYERPPLSKEGMLAEVFAAKTINTAERMAEAGVVFRGGAEVSGIDRSTKSLAMGNGSALPYDKLLLATGAAPRRLPDVAGQHIAYLRTLEDAQRLRGVLGPGKRLVIVGGGFIGLELAASARARGAEVVLMEALPRLLSRAVPEAIAAQIQARHELAGVELVFGDGLAGIEDGASGAIVRLKSGRVIEANLVLVGIGSVPNVGLASAAGLTVDNGIAVDRHLATDDADIFAAGDCCSFPLEIYGGRRVRLESWRNAQDQGALAAKNMLGAGAAVGHVPWFWSDQYELTLQIAGLSDEGATTVRRDLGDGAVILFHLSADGRLVAASGIGVGNVVAKDIRLAEMLIGRGARPEAGALEDAGVKLKALLAA
- a CDS encoding beta-galactosidase trimerization domain-containing protein, whose translation is MRLRQVHLDFHTSELITDIGSRFDAKAFGQAFADAHVDSVTIFSKCHHGHSYHPTKIGRMHPHLKFDLLRAQLDALHAHDIKAPIYLSAGWDEYAANAQPGWRLMDEKGLPKRVDGDPLGDGWAYLDFASPYLDYLCRQVEEVMVNYPDGDGIFIDIPYQQLSSGPWTQQRMTAQGMDWENPAQRADFAEQVNFELFEGIQQAVVKHDPDMPLFFNSGHVRRGRRDVYKRYYSHLELESLPTAKWGYDHFPLSARYVDVFGEDFIGMTGKFHHLWGEIGSYKTPEALSYEVAAMQANGAGASIGDHLHPNCAVDLTSYKSIGAAYAEAEAAEPFTKASRNRADIGLVSVEGSRRPRFVGTPGTSNHADEGAARVLLEAKFTFDVLDPEHDFSAYRLLILPDEVVIDTALKASLDAYLAQGGKLLLSGRSGLDDKGFIFDTGARWEGTNPFTGDYALHDKAIRASFVDDPIYMYVGSEQITVTDGTSLGQIYDPYFERSPKHFSGHVHTPRKSDPSGFSAGSRKGPVTYLAHKAFSAYRVSGAVAILELLEKIIAGLLDDAPLVRAGLPRAGRVTVRHQPAENRDVVHLLFAQPSLRGQLRGDNVQPIQDFVPLTNISVALNTAGKPVASVQLVPSGESLDYAQIGSGISFVLPRLKGSAKVAVTYA